The following are encoded in a window of Sphaerisporangium siamense genomic DNA:
- a CDS encoding alpha/beta fold hydrolase yields MGDLRFALVNGVRLAYRTEGDPAAPPLLLLPGRGYDHTDWDRVIGPLAESFRVHALSLRGHGRSDRPGRYALTSMRDDVVGLLDVLGLERASLVGHSLGGFVAYLVAQEYPDRVERLVLEDVPLPVPAGLAVPPRPEGPLEFDWAMVEQTARQRDDPDPAWLEGLAKITAPTLVLAGGPSSHLPQEQVRELAARIPGAELVTVDAGHEIHGTRPAEFLTAVTAFLRR; encoded by the coding sequence ATGGGGGATCTTCGGTTCGCGCTCGTCAACGGGGTCAGGCTCGCGTATCGGACGGAGGGTGATCCGGCGGCGCCTCCGCTGCTGCTGCTGCCGGGCCGGGGCTACGACCACACCGACTGGGACCGGGTGATCGGCCCGCTGGCGGAGTCCTTCCGGGTGCATGCGCTGAGTCTGCGCGGACACGGCCGCAGCGACCGGCCCGGCAGGTACGCGCTGACCTCGATGCGCGACGACGTGGTGGGCCTGCTCGACGTGCTCGGCCTGGAACGGGCGTCGCTGGTCGGACACTCGCTCGGCGGGTTCGTCGCCTACCTGGTCGCGCAGGAGTACCCGGACCGGGTCGAGCGCCTGGTGCTGGAGGACGTGCCGCTGCCCGTCCCGGCCGGCCTGGCGGTCCCGCCGCGTCCGGAGGGGCCGCTGGAGTTCGACTGGGCCATGGTCGAGCAGACGGCACGGCAGCGCGACGACCCCGACCCGGCCTGGCTGGAAGGGCTCGCGAAGATCACCGCGCCGACGCTCGTGCTGGCGGGCGGCCCGTCGAGCCACCTGCCGCAGGAGCAGGTCAGAGAGCTCGCCGCCCGCATCCCCGGCGCCGAGCTGGTCACGGTCGACGCGGGGCACGAGATCCACGGCACCCGCCCGGCGGAGTTCCTCACCGCCGTCACGGCCTTCCTCCGCCGCTGA
- a CDS encoding AsnC family protein, protein MIDPSRIQTSKDMSEQLRALFKEGRWSHRRLGEAAGLSPATVHAIVSGATELPRTGTLVAFVTACGQPKEPWIAARRRVADVTVTNPTREQLRRQVDQLRARAERAEAELGALLRNRTEVCSGPPVSGGGRP, encoded by the coding sequence GTGATCGACCCCAGCCGCATCCAGACGTCGAAGGACATGTCCGAGCAGTTGCGCGCGTTGTTCAAGGAGGGACGCTGGAGCCATCGCCGCCTGGGCGAGGCCGCGGGCCTCAGCCCGGCCACCGTGCACGCCATCGTCAGCGGGGCCACCGAGCTGCCCCGCACCGGCACCCTGGTCGCCTTCGTGACCGCGTGCGGCCAGCCCAAGGAGCCGTGGATCGCGGCGCGCCGCCGCGTGGCCGACGTCACCGTGACGAACCCGACGCGGGAGCAGCTCAGGCGCCAGGTGGATCAGCTACGGGCCCGCGCGGAACGCGCGGAGGCCGAGCTCGGTGCCCTGCTGAGGAACAGGACGGAGGTCTGCTCCGGCCCGCCCGTCAGCGGCGGAGGAAGGCCGTGA
- a CDS encoding S1C family serine protease, producing the protein MTPGNRRSGRARRVAAAVPAVALVVGGCGLAGSPAATNTSYTGTDTTPPPGSTTEEQAYERTIAQVLPSIVQITTRGGLGSGVVYDTAGHILTNAHVVGKSKTFEVTLATGGRPRKANLVASYPLGDLAVIRVTDRSGLTPARFGDSTKLRVGQIVLAMGNPLGLSGSVTNGIVSALGRTVTEPQGGGSPGATITNAIQTSAAINPGNSGGALTSLGGEVIGIPTLAAINPDLGGGAAPGIGFAIPSSTAKDVAEQIIKYGRVTNTRRAALGIRVNTVVGPDGQPVGVGVAQVDPNSGSAKAGIRPGDIILSVNGKPTPTAAALSEVLAGLTPGSTAGVELLHPDGKTTTVNVTLGILSGS; encoded by the coding sequence ATGACACCAGGTAACCGGCGTTCCGGGCGCGCCCGCCGCGTCGCCGCAGCCGTGCCCGCCGTGGCCCTGGTGGTCGGCGGCTGCGGCCTCGCCGGATCGCCCGCCGCGACGAACACGTCCTACACAGGGACGGACACGACGCCGCCGCCCGGCTCGACCACCGAGGAGCAGGCGTACGAGCGGACCATCGCGCAGGTGCTGCCGTCGATCGTGCAGATCACCACGCGCGGCGGCCTCGGCTCGGGCGTCGTGTACGACACCGCCGGGCACATCCTGACCAACGCCCACGTCGTCGGCAAGTCCAAGACCTTCGAGGTGACGCTCGCCACCGGCGGCAGGCCGCGCAAGGCCAACCTCGTCGCGTCCTACCCGCTCGGCGACCTGGCCGTGATCCGGGTCACCGACCGTTCGGGGCTCACGCCGGCGCGGTTCGGCGACTCCACCAAGCTCAGGGTGGGGCAGATCGTCCTCGCGATGGGCAACCCGCTCGGCCTGTCCGGCAGCGTGACGAACGGCATCGTCTCGGCCCTCGGCCGCACGGTGACGGAACCGCAGGGCGGGGGGTCGCCGGGCGCCACCATCACCAACGCGATCCAGACCTCCGCCGCGATCAACCCGGGGAACAGCGGCGGCGCCCTGACGAGCCTGGGCGGCGAGGTCATCGGCATCCCGACGCTCGCGGCGATCAACCCCGACCTGGGCGGCGGCGCGGCGCCCGGCATCGGGTTCGCCATCCCGAGCAGCACCGCCAAGGACGTCGCCGAGCAGATCATCAAGTACGGCCGGGTGACGAACACGCGCCGCGCGGCCCTCGGGATCCGGGTCAACACCGTGGTCGGACCGGACGGCCAGCCGGTCGGCGTGGGCGTGGCCCAGGTGGACCCGAACAGCGGCTCCGCCAAGGCGGGCATCCGGCCGGGCGACATCATCCTGAGCGTCAACGGCAAGCCGACGCCCACCGCCGCCGCGCTGTCGGAGGTGCTCGCGGGCCTCACCCCGGGGTCCACGGCCGGCGTGGAACTTTTGCACCCCGACGGGAAGACCACGACGGTGAACGTCACCCTCGGCATCCTGTCCGGAAGCTGA